The proteins below are encoded in one region of Micromonospora sp. DSM 45708:
- a CDS encoding gamma-glutamyltransferase family protein: MTFTTRPTLRGTFGMVSSTHWLASQSAMGVLERGGNAFDAAVAAGFVLHVVEPHLNGPGGEVPAILATAGDPTPRVLCGQGPAPAGATVAHFRALGLDLVPGAGPLAAVVPGAVDAWLLLLRDHGTRTLDEVLDPAIGYAAAGHPLVGAAGQTVARVRSLFTEHWPTSARLWLRDGRPPAPGEMVTNPAYARTLRRLVEAGRAAGADRVAQIEAARRAWREGFVAEAVEEFSRRPFRDSSGHPHAGLVTGDDLAGWSATWEEPVTRDWRGHTVAKTGFWGQGPVLLQTLATLDALDDPRALDPSTVDGIHAQAEALKLAFADREAWYGDTDVPGAALLSSAYARERAALIDDRAATELRPGRPAGASPRLAAHLRAHAARRAGPPDPSTGEPTVRADGVTRGDTCHVDVVDRWGNIISATPSGGWLQSSPTIEELGFPLGSRLQMCWLEEGLASSLRPGRRPRTTLSPTLVLRDGEPVLACGTPGGDQQDQWQLLFLLRHLVGGQELQEAIDAPAWHTTSLPASFYPREVEPGVLVVEDRVDPDVREALRAKGHIVRRADPWSLGRLCAVARDPATGVLSAAANPRGAQNYATGR, from the coding sequence ATGACGTTCACCACCCGGCCGACGCTGCGCGGCACGTTCGGCATGGTCTCCTCGACGCACTGGCTGGCCAGCCAGTCCGCGATGGGCGTGCTGGAGCGCGGCGGCAACGCGTTCGACGCCGCGGTCGCCGCCGGTTTCGTGCTGCACGTGGTGGAGCCGCACCTCAACGGTCCCGGCGGCGAGGTGCCGGCGATCCTGGCCACGGCCGGCGATCCCACCCCGCGGGTGCTCTGCGGCCAGGGCCCGGCTCCGGCCGGCGCGACCGTCGCGCACTTCCGCGCGCTGGGTCTGGACCTGGTGCCCGGCGCCGGCCCGCTCGCCGCCGTGGTGCCCGGCGCGGTGGACGCCTGGCTGCTCCTGCTGCGCGACCACGGCACCCGCACGCTCGACGAGGTGCTGGATCCGGCGATCGGCTACGCCGCCGCCGGTCATCCGCTGGTCGGCGCGGCCGGGCAGACCGTGGCCCGGGTCCGGTCGCTGTTCACCGAGCACTGGCCGACCTCCGCGCGACTGTGGCTGCGCGACGGCCGTCCGCCCGCGCCGGGGGAGATGGTCACCAACCCGGCGTACGCGCGGACGCTGCGCCGGCTCGTCGAGGCCGGCCGGGCGGCCGGGGCGGACCGGGTGGCGCAGATCGAGGCGGCCCGGCGGGCCTGGCGGGAGGGTTTCGTCGCCGAGGCGGTCGAGGAGTTCAGCCGCCGCCCGTTCCGCGACTCCAGCGGTCACCCCCACGCCGGCCTGGTCACCGGCGACGACCTGGCCGGCTGGTCCGCCACCTGGGAGGAGCCGGTCACGCGCGACTGGCGTGGGCACACCGTGGCGAAGACCGGTTTCTGGGGCCAGGGTCCGGTGTTGTTGCAGACGCTGGCGACGCTCGACGCGCTCGACGACCCGCGGGCCCTCGATCCGTCCACCGTGGACGGCATCCACGCCCAGGCCGAGGCGCTGAAGCTCGCCTTCGCCGACCGGGAGGCGTGGTACGGCGACACCGACGTGCCGGGCGCGGCGCTGCTCTCGTCGGCGTACGCCCGCGAGCGGGCCGCGCTGATCGACGACCGCGCCGCGACCGAGCTGCGCCCGGGCCGCCCGGCGGGCGCGTCGCCGCGGCTGGCGGCGCACCTGCGCGCGCACGCCGCCCGGCGGGCCGGCCCGCCGGACCCGAGCACCGGCGAACCGACGGTACGCGCGGACGGGGTGACCCGCGGCGACACCTGCCACGTCGACGTGGTCGACCGGTGGGGCAACATCATCTCGGCCACCCCGAGCGGCGGCTGGCTACAGAGTTCGCCCACCATCGAAGAGCTGGGCTTCCCGCTGGGCAGCCGGTTGCAGATGTGCTGGCTGGAGGAGGGGCTCGCGTCGTCGCTGCGGCCGGGCCGGCGTCCGCGTACCACGTTGAGCCCGACGCTGGTGCTGCGTGACGGCGAGCCGGTGCTGGCCTGCGGCACGCCCGGCGGCGACCAGCAGGACCAGTGGCAGTTGCTGTTCCTGCTGCGTCATCTCGTCGGCGGGCAGGAGTTGCAGGAGGCGATCGACGCGCCGGCCTGGCACACCACCAGCCTGCCGGCGTCGTTCTACCCGCGCGAGGTCGAGCCGGGCGTGCTGGTGGTGGAGGACCGCGTCGACCCGGACGTGCGGGAAGCGTTGCGCGCTAAGGGTCACATCGTCCGTCGCGCCGACCCGTGGAGCCTGGGCCGCCTGTGTGCCGTCGCCCGCGACCCGGCCACCGGAGTCCTGTCGGCCGCCGCCAACCCCCGGGGCGCCCAGAACTACGCCACCGGCCGCTGA
- a CDS encoding ABC transporter substrate-binding protein, with amino-acid sequence MSRNKLGVIGAALTLAAGVLSGCTGGESVDVGDGGGNAGGAGGVLNAAIGGEPDQLDPHKTSAYYSFQVLENVYDTLVEPDADLKMVPSLATKWTTSSDQLTWTFTLRDGATFSDGSPLTSEDVVYSYERIIKQKLNTAYKFATVKSVTGPDPATVVVTLSAPTPNLLANLGGFKGVAIVEKSNVESGKVKTAPVGSGPFKVAGYTSGDSIKLVRNDAYWGDKPKLDGVTFTFVKDPTVALQNLRSGQVQWTDNLPPQQVKSLRDGDDPVVRTAPSTDYWYVALNEARKPFDNPEVRRAIGYALDREAITKAAKFGLATVNQAAIPRDSAFFYDYAPFSHDPAKAKQMLGQAGVANLSMDLMVTSEYPETVTAAQVIAAQLKDVGITVKIRTLDFAQWLDEQAKGNFDGFMLGWLGNVDPDEFYYAQHHSGGTFNFHKYANPAVDKLLDTARTETDQAARKQAYDQAAKQIVDDASYLYLYNPDVVQGWSKKVSGYDVRSDRAIRFRAVALGK; translated from the coding sequence ATGTCCAGGAACAAGCTCGGCGTGATCGGCGCGGCGCTCACGCTCGCGGCCGGCGTCCTGTCCGGATGCACCGGCGGTGAGAGCGTCGACGTCGGCGACGGCGGCGGGAACGCCGGGGGCGCGGGGGGCGTCCTCAATGCCGCGATCGGCGGCGAACCGGACCAGCTCGACCCGCACAAGACGTCCGCCTACTACAGCTTCCAGGTGCTGGAGAACGTCTACGACACGCTCGTCGAGCCGGACGCCGACCTGAAGATGGTGCCGTCGCTGGCCACCAAGTGGACCACCAGCTCCGACCAGCTCACCTGGACGTTCACGCTGCGCGACGGCGCGACGTTCTCCGACGGGTCGCCACTGACCTCGGAGGACGTGGTCTACTCCTACGAGCGGATCATCAAGCAGAAGCTGAACACCGCCTACAAGTTCGCCACCGTCAAGTCGGTGACCGGCCCCGACCCGGCCACCGTCGTGGTGACGCTGAGCGCGCCCACCCCCAACCTGCTGGCCAACCTGGGCGGCTTCAAGGGCGTGGCGATCGTCGAGAAGTCCAACGTGGAGTCCGGCAAGGTGAAGACCGCGCCGGTCGGCAGCGGCCCGTTCAAGGTCGCCGGCTACACCTCGGGCGACAGCATCAAGCTGGTCCGCAACGACGCCTACTGGGGCGACAAGCCGAAGCTCGACGGCGTCACCTTCACGTTCGTCAAGGACCCGACCGTCGCGTTGCAGAACCTGCGCAGCGGCCAGGTGCAGTGGACCGACAACCTGCCGCCGCAGCAGGTGAAGTCGTTGCGCGACGGCGACGACCCGGTGGTGAGGACGGCCCCCTCCACCGACTACTGGTACGTGGCGCTCAACGAGGCCCGCAAGCCGTTCGACAACCCCGAGGTCCGCCGCGCGATCGGCTACGCGCTCGACCGGGAGGCGATCACCAAGGCGGCCAAGTTCGGCCTCGCCACGGTCAACCAGGCCGCCATCCCGCGCGACAGCGCGTTCTTCTACGACTACGCGCCCTTCTCGCACGACCCGGCCAAGGCGAAGCAGATGCTCGGCCAGGCCGGCGTCGCCAACCTCAGCATGGACCTGATGGTCACGAGTGAATACCCGGAGACGGTCACCGCCGCCCAGGTCATCGCCGCGCAGCTCAAGGACGTCGGGATCACCGTGAAGATCCGTACGCTGGACTTCGCCCAGTGGCTCGACGAGCAGGCCAAGGGGAACTTCGACGGGTTCATGCTCGGTTGGCTGGGCAACGTCGACCCGGACGAGTTCTACTACGCCCAGCACCACAGCGGCGGCACGTTCAACTTCCACAAGTACGCCAACCCGGCCGTCGACAAGCTGCTCGACACCGCCCGAACCGAGACCGACCAGGCCGCCCGCAAGCAGGCGTACGACCAGGCGGCGAAGCAGATCGTCGACGACGCCAGCTACCTCTACCTCTACAACCCGGACGTGGTGCAGGGCTGGTCGAAGAAGGTCTCCGGCTACGACGTCCGCAGCGACCGGGCGATCCGGTTCCGCGCGGTCGCCCTCGGCAAGTGA
- a CDS encoding class I SAM-dependent methyltransferase, with protein sequence MRASRTAVLVCQGRAAADGRLAPGRFADPTASPMLRPDERVAVDRVRAGAAPPGWRPRVDYESVRACAEVMAPRTVAVDDAVRERPGAQVVILGAGLDGRAWRMPELAGAAVFEVDQPASQRDKRDRAGALPGAPPRFVPVDFGRDRLAEALAAAGHRADTPTTWVWEGVVPYLTRAQVAATVEAVAARSAPGSRLVVNYQTPAVTTTLGRLLARLLAATTGRSSVWADEPWRSTWTPAAMAALLTRNGFTVTRTGHLLDTARRLGTPTHHPRSLRHSHVTTADHP encoded by the coding sequence ATGCGGGCGAGCCGGACCGCGGTGCTGGTGTGCCAGGGCCGGGCCGCCGCCGACGGGCGGCTCGCCCCGGGGCGCTTCGCCGACCCGACCGCGTCGCCGATGCTGCGCCCGGACGAGCGCGTCGCCGTCGACCGGGTCCGCGCCGGCGCGGCGCCGCCCGGCTGGCGGCCCCGGGTCGACTACGAGAGCGTCCGCGCCTGCGCCGAGGTGATGGCGCCCCGCACGGTCGCCGTCGACGACGCCGTCCGGGAGCGGCCCGGCGCGCAGGTGGTGATCCTCGGCGCGGGGCTGGACGGGCGCGCGTGGCGGATGCCGGAACTCGCCGGGGCGGCCGTCTTCGAGGTCGACCAGCCGGCCAGCCAGCGGGACAAACGCGACCGGGCCGGCGCGCTGCCCGGCGCCCCGCCCCGGTTCGTTCCGGTGGACTTCGGCCGGGACCGGCTGGCCGAGGCGCTGGCCGCCGCCGGGCACCGTGCCGACACGCCGACGACCTGGGTCTGGGAGGGCGTGGTGCCGTACCTGACCCGGGCGCAGGTGGCGGCCACCGTCGAGGCGGTGGCCGCCCGTTCCGCGCCGGGCAGCCGGCTCGTGGTCAACTACCAGACGCCGGCGGTGACCACCACGCTCGGCCGGCTGCTGGCCCGGCTGCTGGCCGCCACCACCGGCCGGTCGAGTGTCTGGGCGGACGAGCCGTGGCGCTCCACGTGGACCCCGGCCGCGATGGCCGCCCTGCTCACCCGCAACGGCTTCACCGTCACCCGGACCGGGCACCTGCTCGACACCGCCCGCCGCCTGGGCACCCCCACCCACCACCCCCGCTCCCTCCGCCACAGCCACGTCACCACCGCCGACCACCCCTGA
- a CDS encoding ABC transporter permease: MSGASESTRRRVLDALRRDPLAVGGTLVLLLLVVVGVAGPWLAPSGVNDVDVDAMLRPPSGAHPFGTDELGRDVLSRVLVAARVSLQVGVVSVGIALVAGVTLGLFAGYYRGWLDSVLMRCMDVLFAFPVLLLAVAIVAVLGPGLLTAMVAIGVVYTPIFARITRAGVLAVREQVFVRAAVSIGASDLRIMRRHVLPNIAAPLIVQTSLSLAFAILSEAALSFLGLGIQPPAPAWGRMLFDGRGFVTDAWWLGVFPGAAIFLTVLAFNLVGDALRDVLDPRQLTVSEARRGGTA; this comes from the coding sequence GTGAGCGGCGCATCGGAGAGCACCCGGCGTCGCGTGCTGGACGCGCTGCGCCGCGACCCGCTCGCCGTCGGCGGCACGCTGGTCCTGCTGCTGCTGGTCGTGGTGGGCGTCGCCGGTCCCTGGCTGGCCCCGTCGGGCGTCAACGACGTCGACGTCGACGCGATGCTGCGACCGCCCAGCGGGGCACACCCGTTCGGCACCGACGAGCTGGGCCGGGACGTGCTCAGCCGGGTGCTCGTCGCGGCGCGCGTCTCGCTCCAGGTCGGCGTGGTCAGCGTCGGCATCGCGCTGGTCGCCGGCGTGACGCTGGGGCTGTTCGCCGGCTACTACCGGGGCTGGCTGGACAGCGTGCTGATGCGCTGCATGGACGTGCTGTTCGCGTTCCCGGTGCTGCTGCTGGCGGTGGCCATCGTGGCGGTGCTCGGCCCCGGCCTGCTCACCGCCATGGTCGCCATCGGCGTGGTCTACACGCCCATCTTCGCCCGGATCACCCGCGCCGGCGTCCTGGCCGTCCGCGAGCAGGTCTTCGTCCGGGCCGCCGTCTCCATCGGCGCGTCCGACCTGCGCATCATGCGCCGGCACGTGCTGCCCAACATCGCCGCGCCGCTGATCGTGCAGACGTCGCTGTCGCTGGCGTTCGCGATCCTCTCCGAGGCGGCGCTGTCCTTCCTCGGCCTGGGCATCCAGCCGCCGGCGCCGGCCTGGGGGCGGATGCTCTTCGACGGGCGCGGCTTCGTCACCGACGCCTGGTGGCTGGGCGTGTTCCCGGGCGCGGCGATCTTCCTGACCGTGCTCGCGTTCAACCTGGTCGGCGACGCGCTGCGCGACGTGCTCGACCCGCGCCAGCTCACCGTCAGCGAGGCCCGCAGGGGCGGCACCGCATGA
- a CDS encoding ABC transporter ATP-binding protein yields MTAADVVAELDDLVVHFPTPAGVVRAVDGVTLAVRRGETLGLVGESGSGKSTAGLALMRLVDPTAGRVRVAGADVTGLSRRRLRGMRRHVAMVFQDPQASLDPRRTVGDSVAEPLVVHRLATSAAARRSRVAELLELVGLRPETADRHPHELSGGQRQRVGVARALAGEPDLIVLDEPIASLDLSVQAQIMNLLRRLQRDLGLTYLFIAHDLAAVEHMSDRIAVMYLGRIVETGPPERIYQRPAHPYTAALLSAVPVADPRVERARRRIVLSGDIPSPVDPPSGCRFRTRCPQARDACAGTDPALAEVGPGQHAACLFPLDGARPPAAGGPERDGGAARADAGAA; encoded by the coding sequence ATGACAGCGGCGGACGTGGTCGCCGAACTGGACGACCTGGTGGTGCACTTCCCGACCCCGGCCGGTGTGGTCCGCGCCGTGGACGGCGTCACGCTGGCCGTACGCCGGGGCGAGACGCTCGGCCTGGTCGGCGAGTCCGGCAGCGGCAAGTCCACCGCCGGCCTGGCGCTGATGCGGCTGGTCGACCCGACCGCCGGCCGGGTCCGGGTGGCCGGCGCGGACGTGACGGGGCTGTCCCGGCGTCGCCTGCGCGGGATGCGCCGGCATGTGGCCATGGTGTTCCAGGACCCGCAGGCGTCGCTCGACCCGCGCCGTACGGTCGGGGACAGCGTCGCCGAGCCGCTGGTGGTGCACCGGCTGGCCACCTCCGCCGCCGCCCGCCGGTCCCGGGTGGCGGAGCTGCTGGAGCTGGTCGGCCTGCGGCCGGAGACCGCCGACCGGCACCCGCACGAGCTGTCCGGCGGCCAGCGCCAGCGGGTGGGGGTGGCCCGCGCGCTGGCCGGCGAACCGGACCTGATCGTGCTGGACGAGCCGATCGCCTCGCTGGACCTGAGCGTGCAGGCGCAGATCATGAACCTGCTCCGACGCCTGCAACGCGACCTCGGGCTGACCTACCTGTTCATCGCGCACGACCTGGCGGCCGTCGAGCACATGAGCGACCGGATCGCGGTGATGTACCTGGGCCGCATCGTGGAGACCGGTCCGCCGGAGCGGATCTACCAGCGGCCGGCCCATCCGTACACGGCGGCGCTGCTGTCGGCGGTGCCGGTGGCCGATCCCCGCGTCGAGCGGGCACGCCGGCGCATCGTGCTCTCCGGCGACATCCCCAGCCCGGTGGACCCGCCCAGCGGCTGCCGCTTCCGTACCCGCTGCCCGCAGGCCCGCGACGCGTGCGCCGGGACCGATCCGGCGCTGGCCGAGGTCGGTCCCGGCCAGCACGCCGCCTGCCTGTTCCCGCTGGACGGCGCGCGGCCTCCCGCCGCCGGCGGGCCGGAGCGAGACGGCGGAGCGGCGCGCGCCGACGCTGGCGCGGCGTAG
- a CDS encoding ABC transporter permease, with amino-acid sequence MTRFVLRRVLQSAVVLLGVTLVVFLLLQLVPGDPVRVALGTRFDPQTYEALRERAGLDQPLPVQYASYLGHALTGDLGVSFRTGQPVSRIVLERLPATLSLALTAVVFALLVAFPLGIVAAVRSGSAVDHAARVFSQFGVSVPDFWMGIMGIILFAGVLGWLPPSGYVALTEDPGRWASHVALPAVTVGLVTASILTRFIRSSVLEVLSADYVRTAEAKGLRNRVVILRHVLRNALIPVVTVVAVQLASLLGGVIVIEVLFAWPGIGRLTFDAVQARDYPVLQGAVLLVAALFLLVNLLVDILYARLDPRITVK; translated from the coding sequence ATGACCCGCTTCGTCCTGCGGCGGGTCCTCCAGTCCGCGGTCGTGCTGCTCGGGGTGACCCTGGTGGTCTTCCTGCTGCTGCAACTGGTGCCCGGCGACCCGGTCCGGGTGGCGCTCGGCACCCGCTTCGACCCGCAGACGTACGAGGCGCTGCGGGAACGCGCCGGCCTGGACCAGCCGCTGCCCGTGCAGTACGCCAGCTACCTCGGCCACGCGCTCACCGGCGACCTCGGAGTCAGCTTCCGCACCGGCCAGCCGGTCAGCCGGATCGTGCTGGAACGGCTGCCGGCGACGCTGTCGCTGGCGCTGACCGCGGTGGTGTTCGCGCTGCTGGTGGCGTTCCCGCTGGGCATCGTCGCGGCGGTGCGCAGCGGCTCGGCGGTCGACCACGCGGCGCGCGTGTTCAGCCAGTTCGGCGTCTCGGTGCCCGACTTCTGGATGGGCATCATGGGGATCATCCTCTTCGCCGGTGTGCTGGGCTGGCTGCCGCCGTCGGGCTACGTGGCGCTCACCGAGGACCCGGGCCGGTGGGCGTCGCACGTGGCGCTGCCGGCGGTCACCGTCGGCCTGGTCACCGCGTCGATCCTCACCCGGTTCATCCGCTCCTCGGTGCTGGAGGTCCTCTCCGCCGACTACGTGCGCACCGCCGAGGCGAAGGGGCTGCGCAACCGGGTGGTGATCCTGCGGCACGTGCTGCGCAACGCGCTGATCCCGGTCGTCACCGTGGTCGCGGTGCAACTGGCCAGCCTGCTCGGCGGCGTGATCGTCATCGAGGTGCTGTTCGCCTGGCCCGGCATCGGCCGGCTCACGTTCGACGCGGTCCAGGCCCGCGACTATCCGGTCCTCCAGGGTGCCGTGCTGCTCGTCGCCGCGCTGTTCCTGCTGGTCAACCTACTGGTGGACATTCTCTACGCCCGCCTCGACCCGAGGATCACGGTCAAGTGA
- a CDS encoding ABC transporter ATP-binding protein has protein sequence MSERTERSEGHERMPSQHRTSDRTVFSVEDLTVTVGTRRGPARAVAGVSWQVRAGETFALVGESGSGKSMTLLAATGLAPRAATVTGRVRLLDTELSALPDDRRRRLRGRHVGFVFQDPMTSLNPVLPVGRQVTEAAEAHLGLTRRAARARAVELLDLVGIPSAAQRVDAFPHQFSGGMRQRVVIAMALACEPDLLIADEPTTALDVTTQAQIVELVADLQHRLGTAVVWVTHDLGVVAGIADTVAVMYGGRIVEQGPVDAVFDAPTHPYTRALLAARPDPARRGEDLVAIPGAPPSPLDLPPGCAFWPRCPVRADARCEHELPPLTPVGDGHTVRTFYPGGTP, from the coding sequence ATGAGCGAGCGCACCGAGCGAAGCGAGGGCCACGAGCGCATGCCCAGCCAGCACCGCACCAGCGACAGGACCGTGTTCTCGGTCGAGGACCTCACCGTCACCGTCGGCACCCGCCGCGGCCCGGCCCGCGCCGTGGCCGGCGTGTCCTGGCAGGTCCGCGCCGGCGAGACGTTCGCGCTGGTGGGCGAGTCCGGCAGCGGCAAGAGTATGACGCTGCTCGCGGCCACCGGCCTGGCGCCGCGCGCCGCCACGGTCACCGGCCGGGTCCGGTTGCTCGACACCGAGCTGAGTGCGTTGCCCGACGACCGCCGGCGCAGGCTGCGCGGCCGGCACGTCGGGTTCGTGTTCCAGGATCCGATGACCTCGCTCAACCCGGTGCTGCCGGTCGGCCGGCAGGTCACCGAGGCGGCCGAGGCGCACCTCGGGCTGACCCGCCGCGCCGCCCGGGCCCGGGCGGTGGAGCTGCTCGACCTGGTCGGCATCCCGTCCGCCGCGCAACGGGTCGACGCGTTCCCGCACCAGTTCTCCGGCGGCATGCGTCAACGCGTCGTCATCGCCATGGCGTTGGCCTGCGAGCCGGACCTGCTGATCGCCGACGAGCCCACCACCGCGCTGGACGTCACCACCCAGGCGCAGATCGTCGAGCTGGTCGCCGACCTTCAGCACCGGCTCGGCACCGCGGTCGTCTGGGTCACCCACGACCTGGGCGTGGTCGCCGGCATCGCGGACACCGTCGCGGTGATGTACGGCGGACGGATCGTCGAGCAGGGCCCGGTCGACGCGGTGTTCGACGCGCCGACGCACCCGTACACCCGGGCGCTGCTCGCGGCGCGGCCGGACCCGGCCCGCCGGGGCGAGGACCTGGTGGCGATCCCGGGCGCCCCGCCGAGCCCGCTCGACCTGCCGCCGGGCTGCGCGTTCTGGCCGCGCTGCCCGGTGCGCGCCGACGCCCGGTGCGAGCACGAGCTGCCGCCGCTGACGCCGGTCGGCGACGGGCACACCGTCCGTACCTTCTACCCGGGAGGAACGCCATGA